In Cupriavidus taiwanensis, the following proteins share a genomic window:
- the lpxD gene encoding UDP-3-O-(3-hydroxymyristoyl)glucosamine N-acyltransferase — MQTPTLGQLATENGAQVVGDPDLAITGLAPLDQAGPGELSFLSNPLYLQQALDARAGAVIVSAADLERVRAEGRADGRNWLVARNPYVCFARVAQRFDRAANTDARTGIDARATVAPDAVVPASCYIGPNVVIEAGARLGERVRILANGYVGAHAQIGDDSLLYANVSVYHHCVVGARAILHSGVVIGADGFGFAPDISATGVEYVKIPQTGRAVLGQDVEVGANTAIDRGAMADTVIEDGCKIDNQVQIAHNVRVGAHTVIAGCAAVSGSTRIGRFCVIGGAANFAGHLTIADRTTVSGGTSITKSITKPGGHFTSVFPFLPHGEWERNAAIVRGLSKLRERVVALERRLRGQAAGSQSSQD; from the coding sequence ATGCAGACACCCACACTGGGTCAGCTCGCCACCGAGAACGGCGCGCAGGTTGTGGGTGACCCCGACCTGGCGATCACCGGCCTGGCCCCCCTGGACCAGGCCGGACCGGGCGAGCTCTCGTTCCTGTCCAATCCGCTCTACCTGCAGCAGGCGCTGGATGCCAGGGCCGGCGCCGTGATCGTCTCGGCCGCCGACCTCGAGCGCGTGCGCGCCGAAGGCAGGGCCGACGGCCGCAACTGGCTGGTGGCACGCAATCCCTACGTATGCTTTGCCCGCGTGGCGCAGCGTTTCGACCGTGCCGCCAATACCGATGCGCGCACCGGCATCGACGCGCGCGCCACCGTGGCGCCCGACGCGGTGGTGCCGGCCTCGTGCTACATCGGCCCCAACGTGGTCATCGAAGCCGGCGCGCGCCTGGGCGAGCGCGTGCGCATCCTGGCCAACGGCTATGTCGGCGCGCATGCGCAGATCGGCGACGATTCACTGCTCTACGCCAATGTCTCGGTCTACCACCACTGCGTGGTCGGCGCCCGCGCCATCCTGCACAGCGGTGTGGTGATCGGCGCGGACGGCTTCGGCTTCGCGCCGGACATCAGCGCGACCGGCGTCGAATACGTGAAGATCCCGCAGACCGGACGCGCGGTGCTGGGCCAGGACGTCGAGGTCGGCGCCAATACCGCGATCGACCGCGGCGCCATGGCCGACACCGTGATCGAGGACGGCTGCAAGATCGACAACCAGGTCCAGATCGCGCACAACGTGCGGGTCGGCGCGCATACGGTCATCGCCGGCTGCGCCGCGGTGTCGGGCAGCACCCGCATCGGGCGCTTCTGCGTGATCGGCGGCGCCGCCAACTTTGCCGGCCACCTGACCATTGCCGACCGCACCACGGTGTCGGGCGGCACCTCGATCACCAAATCCATTACCAAGCCCGGCGGCCATTTCACCAGCGTGTTCCCGTTCCTGCCGCACGGCGAGTGGGAGCGCAATGCAGCCATCGTGCGCGGCCTGAGCAAGCTGCGCGAACGGGTGGTGGCGCTGGAGCGCCGCCTGCGCGGCCAGGCCGCCGGGTCCCAATCCTCACAAGACTGA
- a CDS encoding OmpH family outer membrane protein, giving the protein MTTTSKLVKSLGAAALAGAALCAALPASAQEARIAAVNSERILRDSQPAKAAQVKLEQEFSKRDRELQDMAQKIKGMADKLDKDTAVLADSDRQRRQREVADLDREFQRKQREFREDLNQRRNEELAQVLERANRVIRQLAEQRKYDLIVQEAVYVNPRIDITDDVMKVLNAGGK; this is encoded by the coding sequence ATGACTACAACATCCAAACTGGTCAAGTCCCTGGGCGCCGCCGCGCTCGCCGGCGCGGCGCTGTGTGCCGCGCTGCCGGCCTCGGCCCAGGAAGCGCGCATCGCCGCGGTCAATTCCGAGCGCATCCTGCGCGATTCGCAGCCGGCCAAGGCGGCGCAGGTCAAGCTGGAGCAGGAGTTCTCCAAGCGCGACCGCGAGCTGCAGGACATGGCCCAGAAGATCAAGGGCATGGCCGACAAGCTGGACAAGGACACGGCCGTGCTGGCCGATTCCGACCGCCAGCGCCGCCAGCGCGAAGTGGCTGACCTGGACCGCGAGTTCCAGCGCAAGCAGCGCGAGTTCCGCGAGGACCTGAACCAGCGCCGCAACGAGGAGCTGGCCCAGGTGCTGGAACGCGCCAACCGCGTGATCCGTCAGCTTGCCGAACAGCGCAAGTACGACCTGATCGTGCAGGAAGCCGTGTACGTGAATCCGCGCATCGATATCACCGACGACGTGATGAAGGTGCTGAACGCCGGCGGCAAGTAA